A stretch of Pseudomonas sp. LS.1a DNA encodes these proteins:
- a CDS encoding carbon-nitrogen hydrolase family protein: MRIALFQGAPKPLDVPGNLQRLRHQAQLAAERGARLLVCPEMFLTGYNIGLAQVERLAEADDGPAAMEVVEIAQAHRIAIVYGYPERGDDGAIYNSVQLIDAHGRSLSNYRKTHLFGELDRSMFSPGSDHFPVVELDGWKVGLLICYDIEFPENARRLALDGAELILVPTANMTPYDFICQVTVRARAQENQCYLVYANYCGSEDEIQYCGQSSIIGPDGSLLAMAGRDECQLLAELEHERVVQGREAFPYLTDLRQELHLRKG, from the coding sequence ATGCGCATCGCTCTGTTCCAGGGCGCTCCAAAGCCACTGGACGTGCCCGGCAACCTGCAACGGTTGCGCCACCAGGCGCAACTGGCAGCCGAACGCGGCGCCCGCTTGCTGGTATGCCCGGAGATGTTCCTGACCGGCTACAACATCGGCCTGGCCCAGGTCGAGCGCCTGGCCGAGGCCGACGATGGCCCGGCGGCCATGGAGGTGGTGGAGATCGCCCAGGCGCACCGCATCGCCATCGTCTACGGCTACCCGGAGCGCGGCGATGATGGCGCGATCTACAACAGTGTGCAGCTGATCGATGCGCACGGCCGCAGCCTGAGCAACTATCGCAAGACCCACCTGTTCGGTGAACTGGACCGTTCGATGTTCAGTCCAGGTTCCGATCACTTCCCGGTGGTGGAGCTAGATGGCTGGAAGGTCGGCCTGCTGATCTGCTACGACATCGAGTTCCCGGAGAACGCCCGACGCCTGGCGCTGGACGGTGCCGAGCTGATCCTGGTGCCGACGGCGAACATGACCCCTTACGACTTCATCTGCCAGGTGACCGTAAGGGCGCGGGCGCAGGAGAACCAGTGCTACCTGGTGTATGCCAACTATTGTGGCTCGGAAGACGAGATCCAGTATTGCGGGCAGAGCAGCATCATCGGCCCGGACGGCAGCCTGCTGGCCATGGCCGGACGAGATGAGTGCCAGTTGCTGGCAGAGCTGGAGCATGAGCGGGTGGTGCAGGGGCGGGAGGCGTTTCCTTACCTCACCGATTTGCGCCAGGAGTTGCATCTGCGTAAGGGCTGA
- a CDS encoding flavin monoamine oxidase family protein, which translates to MNKKNRHPADGKKPVTIFGPDFPFAFDDWLEHPAGLGSIPPEHHGEEVAIVGAGIAGLVAAYELMKLGLKPVVYEASKLGGRLRSQAFNGTDGIIAELGGMRFPVSSTAFYHYVDKLGLETKPFPNPLTPASGSTVIDLEGQTYYAEKPTDLPKLFHEVADAWADALESGAQFADIQQAIRDRDVPRLKALWNKLVPLWDDRTFYDFVATSRSFAKLSFQHREVFGQVGFGTGGWDSDFPNSMLEIFRVVMTNCDDHQHLVVGGVEQVPQGIWRHVPERCVHWPEGTSLSALHGGAPRTGVKRIARAADGRLAVTDNWGDTRHYSAVLATCQTWLLTTQIDCEESLFSQKMWMALDRTRYMQSSKTFVMVDRPFWKDKDPETGRDLMSMTLTDRLTRGTYLFDNGNDKPGVICLSYSWMSDALKMLPHPVEKRVQLALDALKKIYPKTDIAGHIIGDPITVSWEADPHFLGAFKGALPGHYRYNQRMYAHFMQQNMPAEQRGMFIAGDDVSWTPAWVEGAVQTSLNAVWGIMNHFGGRTHPDNPGPGDVFDEIGPIALPD; encoded by the coding sequence ATGAACAAGAAAAACCGCCACCCCGCCGACGGCAAAAAACCCGTCACCATCTTCGGCCCGGACTTCCCCTTCGCCTTCGACGACTGGCTGGAACACCCCGCAGGCCTGGGCAGCATCCCGCCCGAGCACCATGGTGAGGAAGTGGCCATCGTGGGCGCCGGTATCGCCGGCCTGGTGGCGGCCTACGAGCTGATGAAGCTGGGCCTCAAGCCGGTGGTGTACGAAGCCTCCAAGCTGGGTGGCCGGCTACGCTCGCAAGCCTTCAACGGCACCGACGGGATCATCGCCGAACTGGGTGGCATGCGCTTCCCGGTGTCGTCCACTGCCTTCTACCACTACGTGGACAAGCTGGGTCTGGAGACCAAGCCGTTCCCCAACCCGCTGACCCCGGCCTCGGGCAGCACGGTGATCGACCTGGAAGGCCAGACCTATTACGCCGAAAAACCCACCGACCTGCCCAAGCTGTTCCACGAAGTGGCCGATGCCTGGGCCGACGCGCTGGAAAGCGGCGCCCAGTTCGCCGACATCCAGCAGGCCATCCGCGACCGTGACGTACCGCGCCTGAAAGCGCTGTGGAACAAGCTGGTACCGCTGTGGGACGACCGCACCTTCTACGACTTCGTCGCCACCTCGCGCTCGTTCGCCAAGCTGAGCTTCCAGCACCGCGAAGTGTTCGGCCAGGTCGGCTTCGGCACCGGCGGCTGGGACTCGGACTTCCCCAACTCGATGCTGGAAATCTTCCGCGTGGTGATGACCAACTGCGATGACCACCAGCACCTGGTGGTCGGCGGTGTGGAGCAGGTACCGCAAGGCATCTGGCGCCATGTACCGGAGCGCTGCGTGCATTGGCCGGAAGGCACCAGCCTGAGCGCACTGCATGGCGGTGCGCCGCGCACCGGGGTCAAGCGCATCGCCCGCGCCGCCGATGGCCGCCTGGCAGTCACCGACAACTGGGGCGACACCCGTCACTACAGCGCCGTGCTCGCCACCTGCCAGACCTGGCTGCTGACCACCCAGATCGACTGTGAGGAATCGCTGTTCTCGCAAAAGATGTGGATGGCCCTGGACCGCACCCGCTACATGCAGTCGTCGAAGACCTTCGTCATGGTCGACCGCCCGTTCTGGAAGGACAAGGACCCGGAAACCGGCCGCGATCTGATGAGCATGACCCTCACCGATCGTCTCACCCGCGGCACCTACCTGTTCGACAACGGCAACGACAAGCCGGGGGTGATCTGCCTGTCGTACTCGTGGATGAGCGACGCGCTGAAAATGCTGCCGCACCCGGTGGAAAAACGCGTGCAGCTGGCCCTGGACGCACTGAAGAAGATCTACCCGAAGACCGACATCGCCGGCCACATCATCGGCGACCCGATCACTGTTTCCTGGGAAGCCGACCCGCACTTCCTCGGCGCCTTCAAGGGCGCGCTGCCGGGCCACTACCGCTACAACCAGCGCATGTACGCGCACTTCATGCAGCAGAACATGCCTGCCGAGCAGCGCGGCATGTTCATCGCCGGTGACGACGTGTCGTGGACGCCGGCCTGGGTGGAAGGCGCGGTACAGACATCGCTGAATGCGGTGTGGGGTATCATGAATCACTTCGGTGGTCGCACCCACCCGGACAACCCCGGCCCAGGCGACGTGTTCGACGAAATCGGCCCGATCGCCCTGCCGGACTGA
- a CDS encoding Lrp/AsnC family transcriptional regulator, whose protein sequence is MSDSRSITLDEIDRQLIALLQINARESVATLARQLGIARTTVNSRLERLEKNKVISGYGVRLGQRVMGGGLQAYVGIKVQPRSGKEVVRRLSAMGQVQQLCAVSGEFDYVAWLRTDSPEQLDQLLDQIGSVDGVEKTTTSIILSSKVDRGQPL, encoded by the coding sequence ATGTCGGATTCCCGCTCAATCACGCTGGATGAAATCGATCGCCAGCTGATCGCCCTGCTGCAGATCAACGCCCGCGAAAGCGTCGCCACCCTCGCCCGCCAGTTGGGCATCGCCCGCACTACCGTCAACTCGCGCCTGGAGCGGCTGGAGAAGAACAAGGTCATCTCCGGCTATGGCGTACGCCTGGGCCAGCGGGTGATGGGGGGTGGGCTGCAGGCGTACGTGGGGATCAAGGTGCAGCCGCGCTCTGGCAAGGAAGTGGTGCGGCGCCTGAGTGCCATGGGCCAGGTGCAGCAACTGTGCGCAGTGAGCGGCGAGTTCGACTATGTGGCCTGGCTGCGTACGGATTCGCCCGAGCAACTGGACCAGTTGCTCGACCAGATCGGCAGTGTCGACGGGGTGGAGAAGACCACCACGTCGATCATTCTCAGCAGCAAGGTGGACCGCGGGCAGCCGCTCTGA
- a CDS encoding DUF4160 domain-containing protein, producing the protein MVLFGATIALYDQPMPTIHRLSNCVICLYANDHLPPHFHLRFSDGRQALIAINDLSPLAGFGGSRVSLREMSEALEWASQNRARLLAIWEQLNS; encoded by the coding sequence ATGGTACTGTTTGGTGCAACCATTGCACTGTATGATCAGCCCATGCCCACGATCCATCGGTTGTCCAATTGCGTAATCTGCCTCTATGCAAATGACCATCTACCACCGCATTTCCATCTGCGATTCAGTGATGGCCGTCAGGCACTGATTGCGATCAATGACCTGTCTCCGCTGGCCGGTTTCGGTGGTTCACGGGTGTCCCTGCGCGAGATGAGCGAGGCGCTTGAATGGGCCTCGCAGAACAGGGCTCGACTACTAGCAATCTGGGAGCAGCTGAATTCATGA
- a CDS encoding DUF2442 domain-containing protein, whose product MTSKHFQLTGVAVTAPSTLLLTFADGQQFTVALDEVIEQHATLGPLANPKVFATAAIGEWKDTVIWADDDNLELAADNLRARAVEQAGECSHELIWNWMAKHELTLDRAARELGLSRRMLAYYRSGEKPVPRTVALAMKGWEALRMADVEVSRVPRHLPGSFANEAAGHAPKKRA is encoded by the coding sequence ATGACCAGCAAACATTTCCAACTGACAGGGGTCGCTGTCACGGCCCCCAGCACCTTGCTACTGACCTTTGCGGACGGGCAGCAATTCACCGTGGCTCTGGATGAAGTCATCGAGCAACACGCGACGCTGGGCCCGCTTGCGAATCCAAAGGTATTTGCAACGGCTGCAATTGGTGAGTGGAAGGACACGGTCATCTGGGCCGATGACGACAATCTGGAGCTTGCTGCCGACAACCTGCGTGCACGGGCGGTGGAGCAGGCTGGAGAGTGTTCACATGAGCTCATCTGGAACTGGATGGCCAAGCATGAGCTGACGTTGGATCGTGCAGCTCGGGAATTGGGCTTGAGCAGGCGCATGTTGGCTTACTATCGTAGTGGCGAAAAACCTGTGCCGAGGACGGTCGCTTTGGCGATGAAGGGATGGGAAGCACTTCGAATGGCTGACGTGGAAGTGAGCCGTGTGCCCCGTCACCTGCCTGGAAGTTTCGCAAATGAGGCGGCCGGGCATGCCCCGAAGAAACGAGCGTGA
- a CDS encoding nSTAND1 domain-containing NTPase, whose product MTRPSISKVENAFQPAKEINSSTRFAGRKKSVGDAYYGLIAEGAHLAIVGNRGIGKTSLSRQIVNIATGDNELLEKLELPHDEKLDFLTFYYACGQTTATTTDLLERLLTSSNCLGEWVAQIPKAQKVVEGYKPGLSVSAFGVKAGIDGERRTESETVSPITAHSIDTVFTNAVSAIIEADLAKNGILIVVDEFDQIADPTGFASFLKALATNVPLVKFCIVGVAQDIQQLMKEHQSSNRLFAGSIIPLPSMSADELREIIMIAEKAIEHYISFNSEAEERLIVLAQGHPYMVHLIGKFAFRLAFQTGKRVIDADDIDATVRSIAEHGSDPVLEGRYKKAVASSEHREIVLKSLAESQAADGEVWTTNAYKAALDQGVDNASQYVGHLASEEYGAEIVKLRDRYYRFIDSLFAAYVKARPRLVSKQGAPAAQ is encoded by the coding sequence ATGACCAGGCCATCGATCTCTAAGGTAGAGAACGCGTTCCAGCCAGCTAAGGAAATCAACAGCTCCACTCGTTTCGCAGGGCGGAAAAAGTCGGTTGGCGACGCTTACTACGGCCTGATAGCTGAAGGTGCACATCTCGCAATTGTCGGGAACCGAGGGATCGGCAAAACATCGTTGTCCCGACAAATCGTAAACATTGCTACCGGTGACAATGAGCTGCTGGAGAAGCTCGAACTGCCTCATGATGAAAAGCTGGATTTCCTCACCTTTTACTATGCATGTGGCCAAACCACTGCCACCACTACCGACTTGCTTGAAAGGCTGCTGACTTCCTCGAATTGCCTTGGCGAATGGGTTGCACAGATTCCTAAGGCTCAGAAGGTGGTAGAGGGTTACAAGCCTGGGCTTTCGGTAAGCGCTTTCGGCGTAAAAGCTGGGATTGATGGTGAACGGCGAACCGAAAGTGAAACGGTTTCCCCCATCACGGCTCATTCGATCGATACAGTGTTTACCAACGCGGTTTCGGCGATTATTGAAGCGGATCTTGCCAAAAATGGCATTCTCATCGTCGTTGATGAATTCGACCAAATTGCGGATCCAACCGGCTTCGCGTCGTTCCTGAAAGCGTTGGCTACCAACGTCCCGCTGGTTAAATTCTGCATTGTAGGAGTGGCGCAAGACATTCAGCAGCTGATGAAAGAACATCAGTCTTCCAACCGTCTGTTTGCTGGCTCGATTATCCCCCTCCCGTCTATGAGCGCGGACGAGCTTCGCGAAATCATCATGATTGCCGAGAAAGCAATCGAACATTACATCTCGTTCAACAGCGAGGCTGAAGAGCGGTTGATCGTGCTGGCTCAAGGGCATCCCTACATGGTGCACCTAATCGGAAAGTTCGCTTTCCGGCTAGCCTTCCAGACAGGGAAAAGGGTAATCGATGCTGACGATATCGATGCAACAGTGAGGTCCATAGCTGAGCATGGATCTGATCCTGTCCTAGAGGGGCGCTACAAGAAGGCTGTGGCATCATCGGAGCATCGAGAGATTGTGCTGAAATCGTTGGCAGAATCCCAAGCTGCGGACGGTGAGGTTTGGACGACCAACGCATACAAGGCGGCGCTTGATCAAGGCGTAGATAATGCCAGCCAGTATGTGGGGCACCTTGCATCTGAAGAGTACGGCGCAGAAATCGTGAAATTACGCGACCGGTATTACCGATTCATTGATTCGCTGTTCGCGGCGTATGTGAAAGCTCGGCCGCGTCTGGTGAGCAAACAAGGCGCACCAGCCGCACAGTAA
- a CDS encoding SGNH/GDSL hydrolase family protein, whose amino-acid sequence MYNLPGNTQGHGNAVGPQDNFVLVGLGTNDRIRNPTQPQSVNEFSANLGALLDIVQPMANVILMCSNPSSNEDPEKYAFTMQDVRGEIYRTARARNLDMIDNYAALSIPDMSLIANDGLHPNALGYYLYSRNVIGSVEAA is encoded by the coding sequence ATGTACAACCTGCCAGGCAACACCCAGGGGCACGGCAACGCCGTAGGGCCGCAAGACAACTTTGTGCTGGTTGGCCTGGGTACGAATGACCGGATCCGCAACCCGACACAGCCGCAGAGCGTGAACGAGTTCAGCGCTAACCTGGGCGCACTCCTGGACATCGTTCAACCGATGGCCAACGTGATCCTGATGTGTTCCAACCCGTCGAGCAACGAAGACCCGGAGAAATACGCCTTCACGATGCAGGACGTTCGGGGCGAGATCTACCGCACCGCCCGGGCGCGAAACCTGGACATGATCGACAACTACGCTGCGCTGTCGATTCCGGACATGAGCCTGATCGCTAACGATGGTCTGCACCCGAATGCACTGGGTTACTACCTCTACTCCAGGAACGTAATCGGCTCGGTTGAAGCTGCATAA
- a CDS encoding EAL domain-containing protein, translated as MHPMPAILLLLLILWNTTAGALTLTDEEKAWLAAHPQLSLGVDASWPPFEFRDQEGRYQGLAADYIATIQQRLGVTLKPVEPSSWTEVLAQARESRIDLLPGIMSTPERQGYLAFTRPYLDFPIVILAHKGGAQPRNLKDLYGLKIAVVENYAPHELLRTHHPDLNLVALPNVSSTLQALATDEVDAVVGDLASSIWSLRQLKLDGLYVSGETPYRYQLAMAAPRDNKVLVGILDKVMADMSSGEVSQIQQRWVGYVVDQRMFWSDLLVYGLPAVLVLMAVLAVVIRINRRLSSEISRRIALEQELRSSEYHYRSLVESLSAIAWEADANDFTYSYVSPHAEGLLGYPLADWLKPGFWRSILHPEDALWAQAYCDSETAAGRDHSLDYRVIRADGQPLWVRNIVSMIEHGHQPVMRGLMIDISETKRTEDALRLSEQKFASVFQQCPDILLIARHSDGCLLEVNEAFEEQIGLSPGQVIGRTATDLNLWGVEGTGPRLLERLHQGGIRNLEMSFRRSNGQLFTGLTSAETFELDGNLALVVAVRDISQLKETQEQLQTSEEKFAKAFHASPDGLLLSRQSDGLLLEVNEGFCRLTGYDLSPTLDQTSLDLGIWVDLNERKRLVEQLNRDGFVRDFTCHLRRSDGQIRLCELSARPLPIAGEDCMLTIARDITERHLMQEKLQLAATVFENTAEGVLITDIDQRISAVNRAFSEITGYSEIEALGQTPRLLASGQHDSAFYVAMWHQLTDEGHWQGEIYNKRKNGELYPGWLTISAVRNSEREITHFVAVFADISSLKHAQAKLDYQAHHDPLTGLPNRALFENRLQAALTCSQVSNRKGAVLFLDLDRFKHINDSLGHPVGDLLLKGIAQRLKEQVRDVDTVARLGGDEFIILLPGLHKPSDASTIANKLLACFNAPFQAGEHEFFTSASIGISLYPQDGTDVATLIRNADAAMYRSKAKGRNRVEAYTLDLTTQASERIALEHELRRAIERNELSLCFQPKLSLKTQSLVGAEALIRWSHPTFGEVPPEHFIHLAEENGTILQVGDWVLEQACRQMQAWKKHYQPFGPLSINLAGAQLRHPHLARRIEQLLKQYQLKAGDLQLEITENFIMSQAEEALAVLYQLKKLGVQLAIDDFGTGYSSLSYLKRLPLDILKIDKSFIRGLPDDPHDAAIARAIIALGRSMQLTIIAEGVENQAQQRFLAAEGCEQIQGYIVSLPLPPDEFAATFLRIALSDLSDGTGAKPSL; from the coding sequence ATGCACCCGATGCCGGCCATTCTGTTGCTGCTCCTGATTTTGTGGAACACAACGGCCGGCGCCCTGACCCTGACAGACGAGGAGAAAGCCTGGTTGGCTGCCCACCCGCAGCTGAGCCTGGGTGTAGACGCCTCTTGGCCACCGTTCGAGTTTCGCGACCAGGAGGGCCGGTACCAGGGATTGGCCGCCGATTACATCGCCACGATCCAGCAACGCCTGGGGGTGACGCTCAAACCGGTCGAACCCAGCAGCTGGACCGAGGTACTGGCGCAAGCCCGCGAAAGCCGCATCGACCTGCTGCCCGGCATCATGTCCACCCCCGAACGCCAAGGCTACCTGGCCTTCACCCGGCCGTACCTCGACTTCCCCATCGTCATCCTCGCCCACAAAGGCGGCGCACAGCCGCGCAACCTGAAAGACCTGTACGGCCTGAAGATTGCCGTGGTCGAAAACTACGCTCCGCACGAACTGCTGCGCACCCACCACCCGGACCTCAACCTGGTGGCCCTGCCCAACGTCAGCTCCACCCTGCAGGCCCTGGCCACCGACGAAGTGGACGCGGTGGTCGGTGACCTCGCTTCAAGCATCTGGAGCCTGCGCCAGCTCAAGCTCGACGGCCTCTACGTCAGCGGCGAAACGCCCTACCGCTACCAACTGGCCATGGCCGCCCCGCGCGACAACAAGGTACTGGTCGGCATTCTCGACAAAGTGATGGCCGACATGAGCAGTGGCGAAGTCAGCCAGATCCAGCAACGCTGGGTGGGCTATGTGGTCGACCAACGGATGTTCTGGTCCGACCTGCTGGTGTATGGCCTGCCCGCGGTGCTGGTATTGATGGCCGTGCTGGCAGTGGTCATCCGCATCAACCGCCGACTCAGTTCGGAAATTTCTCGGCGCATCGCCCTGGAACAGGAGCTGCGCAGCAGCGAGTACCACTATCGCAGCCTGGTCGAGAGCCTGTCCGCCATCGCCTGGGAGGCCGACGCCAACGACTTCACCTACAGCTACGTCTCGCCCCACGCCGAAGGCCTGCTCGGCTACCCATTGGCCGACTGGCTCAAGCCCGGCTTCTGGCGCAGCATCCTGCACCCGGAGGATGCCCTCTGGGCCCAGGCCTACTGCGACAGCGAAACTGCCGCCGGGCGCGACCACAGCCTCGACTACCGGGTGATCCGGGCCGATGGCCAGCCATTGTGGGTGCGCAACATCGTCAGCATGATCGAGCATGGCCACCAGCCAGTGATGCGCGGGCTGATGATCGACATCAGCGAGACCAAGCGCACCGAGGACGCCCTGCGCCTGTCCGAGCAGAAGTTCGCCTCGGTGTTCCAGCAGTGCCCCGACATCCTGCTGATCGCCCGCCACAGCGACGGCTGCCTGCTGGAGGTGAACGAAGCCTTCGAAGAGCAGATCGGCCTCTCCCCGGGCCAGGTCATCGGCCGCACTGCCACCGATCTCAACCTGTGGGGCGTCGAAGGCACCGGCCCGCGGCTGCTCGAACGCCTGCATCAGGGCGGTATCCGCAACCTGGAAATGAGCTTCCGCCGCAGCAACGGCCAGCTGTTCACCGGCCTGACCTCGGCCGAAACCTTCGAGCTCGACGGCAACCTCGCATTGGTGGTGGCGGTACGCGACATCAGCCAGCTCAAGGAAACCCAGGAGCAGCTGCAAACCTCGGAAGAGAAATTCGCCAAGGCCTTCCACGCCTCGCCCGACGGCCTGTTGCTGTCGCGCCAGAGCGACGGCTTGCTGCTCGAAGTGAACGAGGGCTTCTGCCGCCTCACCGGCTATGACCTCAGCCCGACCCTCGACCAGACCTCGCTGGACCTGGGCATCTGGGTCGACCTCAACGAACGCAAGCGCCTGGTCGAACAGCTCAACCGCGATGGCTTCGTGCGCGACTTCACGTGCCACTTGCGCCGCAGCGATGGGCAGATTCGCCTCTGCGAGCTCTCTGCACGGCCGCTGCCAATTGCTGGCGAAGACTGCATGCTGACCATCGCCCGCGACATCACCGAACGCCACCTGATGCAGGAAAAGCTGCAGCTGGCCGCCACCGTGTTCGAGAACACCGCCGAAGGCGTGCTGATCACCGACATCGACCAGCGCATCAGTGCCGTCAACCGCGCCTTCAGTGAAATCACCGGCTACAGCGAGATCGAAGCCCTCGGCCAGACCCCACGCCTGCTCGCCTCCGGCCAGCACGACAGCGCGTTCTATGTCGCCATGTGGCATCAGCTGACCGATGAAGGCCACTGGCAAGGCGAAATCTACAACAAGCGCAAGAATGGCGAGCTGTACCCCGGCTGGCTGACCATCAGCGCCGTGCGCAACAGCGAGCGCGAAATTACCCACTTCGTCGCCGTTTTTGCCGACATCTCCAGCCTCAAGCACGCCCAGGCCAAGCTCGACTACCAGGCCCACCATGACCCACTGACCGGCCTGCCCAATCGCGCCCTGTTCGAGAACCGCCTGCAGGCTGCGCTCACCTGCTCGCAGGTGTCCAACCGCAAGGGCGCGGTACTGTTCCTGGACCTTGACCGTTTCAAGCACATCAACGACAGCCTCGGCCACCCGGTCGGCGACCTGCTGCTCAAGGGCATCGCCCAGCGCCTGAAGGAGCAGGTGCGCGACGTCGACACCGTGGCCCGCCTGGGCGGCGACGAGTTCATCATCCTGTTGCCCGGCCTGCACAAACCCAGTGACGCCAGTACCATCGCCAACAAGCTGCTGGCCTGCTTCAACGCACCGTTCCAGGCCGGCGAGCACGAGTTCTTCACCAGCGCCAGCATCGGCATCAGCCTTTATCCACAAGACGGCACCGACGTTGCCACACTGATTCGCAACGCCGACGCCGCCATGTACCGCTCCAAGGCCAAGGGCCGCAACCGCGTCGAAGCCTACACCCTCGACCTCACCACTCAGGCCAGCGAACGCATTGCCCTGGAGCACGAACTGCGCCGCGCCATCGAACGCAACGAACTGAGCCTGTGCTTCCAGCCCAAGCTCAGCCTCAAGACCCAGAGCCTGGTCGGCGCCGAAGCGCTGATCCGCTGGAGCCACCCGACCTTTGGTGAGGTGCCGCCGGAACACTTCATCCACTTGGCGGAAGAGAACGGCACCATCCTCCAGGTCGGCGACTGGGTACTGGAGCAGGCCTGCCGGCAGATGCAGGCCTGGAAGAAGCACTACCAACCCTTCGGCCCGCTGTCGATCAACCTCGCCGGCGCCCAGCTGCGTCACCCGCACCTGGCCCGGCGCATCGAACAGCTGCTGAAGCAATACCAACTCAAGGCCGGCGACCTGCAGCTGGAAATCACCGAAAACTTCATCATGAGCCAGGCAGAAGAAGCCCTGGCCGTGCTGTACCAACTGAAGAAACTGGGCGTGCAGCTGGCCATCGATGACTTCGGCACCGGTTATTCATCCCTGAGCTACCTCAAGCGCCTGCCACTGGACATTCTCAAGATCGACAAGTCGTTCATCCGCGGCCTGCCCGACGACCCCCACGACGCCGCCATCGCCCGCGCGATCATCGCCCTGGGCCGCAGCATGCAGCTGACCATCATTGCCGAGGGCGTGGAAAACCAGGCCCAGCAACGGTTCCTGGCGGCTGAGGGCTGCGAGCAGATCCAGGGCTACATCGTCAGCCTGCCCCTGCCCCCGGACGAGTTCGCGGCGACGTTTCTTCGCATAGCACTATCGGATCTTTCAGATGGCACAGGTGCGAAACCCTCGTTATAA